In one window of Methanocella sp. DNA:
- a CDS encoding Em GEA1 (EM1) has protein sequence MVEKGNISVKEAGRKGGLATSKSHGHEFYEAIGHKGGSKGGQRVRELIERGKEAESSGRRRY, from the coding sequence ATGGTAGAAAAAGGAAACATCAGCGTCAAAGAGGCGGGCAGAAAAGGCGGCCTGGCCACCTCTAAGTCCCACGGCCACGAGTTTTACGAGGCCATCGGCCACAAGGGCGGCTCGAAGGGCGGGCAGCGGGTGCGCGAGCTCATCGAGCGCGGCAAGGAGGCCGAGTCGTCCGGGCGGCGCCGATATTAA